The proteins below are encoded in one region of Bremerella sp. P1:
- a CDS encoding DUF1553 domain-containing protein yields the protein MLSIRSVPTLTQSRSLALLMVAMSLLGLMQARSVLADEAARLSFNKDVRPILSTACFHCHGPDEKQRGADLRLDEEEGIEYAFRDGGLEDSEGWRRILSGDADEVMPPPDSHLELKAGQREILRQWIQQGAEFQGHWSFIPPVKPDVPQVNSEARVRGAIDAFVQQRLEKDGLTLAEEADKERLLRRVTLDLTGLPPTIAEIDDFLGDNSPDAYEKVVDRLLASPRYGERMTVSWMDLARYGDTSVFHADGPRTMWPWRDWVINAYNDNKPFDEFTREQLAGDLIPDATVEQKIATAFLRNNASTDEGGVIAEEARVEYAVDRVRTTAQVWLGLTVECAQCHDHKYDPISQKDYYAFYDFFNQSADPGMQTRNGNQKPVIDVPNYRGLAEAATLKNELAGVTKQLEAHKAASQEAFAKWLTKMESAAKNGETYVIDDALLYCTFEEDDTQQIANSAGDSLAGTSKGSVQRVEGKEGSALQLDGKSFVEFGDLAAFDNTQSFSYGAWIRPGGNMSGAVLARMNDGNAHRGYDLWLQGGHVGMHLIHSWPDNALKVVTKTPLKKDEWQHVFITYDGSQKVGGVKVFVNGELQPVNVEQDSLSATTVAKTSLNIGRRSSSSNFVGQIDDVRMYARQLTEAEVAALAEGKLHLSLIAKPADQRTDDDLAALRNVYFTSYDELAQKIAKEQGRLKRAIAEAENPVGNVMIMENLSKPRQTYLLMRGNYASPDKEKPISADVLSILGDMPEGAPNNRLGLAQWLTQPDHPLTARVAVNRYWYMLFGRGLVKSLEDFGSQGEWPSHPELLDWLAVDFVDSGWDVKRMMKQIVMSQTYRQSTKVTPEVWEVDPENAFLSRGPRFRLAGEFIRDNALAASGLLVDTIGGPGVKPYQPPGLWNEVSLSGNVRFVQDHGEKLYRRSMYIYWKRSAPAPSMIIFDTPSRELCTIRRSRTNTPLQALVTLNDPQFVEAARVLAQRMLLDKDTPELNDRLTKAYRLAAGVRPKPQTLEILAAAYRDELQYFESAPEQATALLKIGESKRDEAIPQAEHAALTIVMSMIFNLDETLTRG from the coding sequence ATGTTGTCGATTCGCAGCGTGCCGACCCTCACGCAATCCCGAAGTCTTGCCTTGCTTATGGTAGCGATGTCGCTGCTTGGATTGATGCAGGCGAGGTCAGTATTAGCGGATGAAGCTGCACGCCTTTCATTCAACAAAGATGTCCGTCCGATCTTGTCCACCGCCTGTTTTCATTGTCACGGCCCGGACGAAAAGCAACGCGGCGCGGACCTGCGGTTGGATGAAGAAGAAGGTATTGAATACGCCTTTCGCGACGGCGGTCTGGAAGACAGTGAAGGCTGGCGGCGGATTCTCTCGGGCGATGCTGATGAAGTCATGCCGCCACCCGACTCGCACCTTGAACTGAAGGCTGGACAACGCGAAATCCTCCGGCAATGGATTCAGCAAGGCGCTGAGTTCCAAGGACATTGGTCGTTCATACCGCCGGTGAAGCCGGACGTGCCGCAGGTCAACAGCGAAGCGCGCGTTCGCGGAGCAATCGATGCCTTCGTTCAACAGCGACTCGAGAAAGACGGACTCACACTAGCGGAAGAAGCCGACAAAGAGCGATTGCTGCGACGCGTCACCCTCGATCTGACCGGGCTTCCTCCGACCATCGCAGAGATCGACGATTTCCTCGGCGACAATTCCCCGGACGCGTATGAAAAAGTGGTCGACCGCCTGCTTGCTTCGCCGCGGTACGGTGAGCGAATGACGGTTTCCTGGATGGACCTGGCAAGATACGGCGACACGAGCGTGTTTCACGCTGACGGCCCACGGACGATGTGGCCATGGCGGGATTGGGTCATCAATGCTTACAACGACAACAAACCGTTCGACGAGTTTACCCGAGAGCAGTTGGCAGGCGACCTGATTCCTGACGCAACCGTGGAACAAAAAATTGCCACGGCCTTCCTGCGGAACAACGCCTCGACGGACGAGGGCGGCGTGATCGCGGAAGAGGCCCGCGTGGAATACGCAGTGGATCGCGTGCGGACCACCGCGCAGGTCTGGCTCGGACTGACCGTTGAGTGTGCGCAGTGCCACGATCACAAGTACGATCCCATCTCCCAAAAAGACTACTACGCTTTTTACGATTTCTTCAATCAGTCTGCTGATCCCGGAATGCAAACGCGCAATGGCAATCAGAAGCCTGTAATCGACGTTCCGAATTATCGCGGCTTGGCCGAGGCTGCGACGCTGAAAAACGAACTTGCGGGTGTCACGAAACAACTTGAAGCCCACAAAGCCGCGTCGCAAGAAGCGTTTGCAAAGTGGCTTACGAAAATGGAGTCCGCCGCCAAAAACGGTGAGACCTACGTGATCGATGACGCGCTGCTCTATTGCACCTTCGAAGAGGACGATACGCAGCAGATCGCTAATTCCGCCGGCGACAGCCTGGCAGGGACCAGCAAAGGCTCCGTGCAACGCGTCGAAGGCAAGGAAGGCTCCGCCTTGCAGCTCGACGGAAAAAGCTTTGTCGAGTTCGGTGACCTGGCCGCATTCGACAACACGCAGAGCTTCAGCTACGGAGCCTGGATTCGCCCAGGCGGCAACATGAGCGGAGCCGTGTTGGCTCGAATGAATGACGGCAACGCGCACCGCGGCTACGATCTGTGGTTGCAGGGCGGGCACGTTGGGATGCATTTAATTCACAGTTGGCCCGATAACGCGCTAAAGGTCGTTACCAAAACACCGCTCAAAAAGGATGAGTGGCAACACGTCTTCATCACGTATGACGGCTCGCAAAAAGTCGGGGGGGTGAAGGTATTTGTAAACGGAGAACTGCAACCGGTAAACGTTGAGCAAGATAGCTTGTCTGCCACGACAGTAGCCAAGACGTCTCTCAATATCGGTCGCCGCAGCAGCAGTTCAAACTTCGTCGGCCAAATCGATGATGTGCGCATGTACGCTCGGCAATTAACGGAGGCCGAGGTCGCGGCCCTAGCTGAAGGCAAACTGCATCTCTCACTGATCGCGAAGCCCGCCGACCAGCGAACCGACGACGACCTCGCTGCTTTGCGCAACGTCTACTTTACTTCCTACGATGAGCTCGCTCAGAAGATCGCCAAAGAGCAGGGCCGCCTCAAGAGGGCCATTGCCGAGGCGGAAAATCCTGTCGGCAACGTCATGATCATGGAGAACCTGTCCAAGCCGCGGCAAACGTATCTGCTGATGCGGGGTAACTACGCATCGCCGGACAAAGAGAAACCGATATCCGCAGACGTGCTCAGTATCCTGGGCGACATGCCGGAAGGTGCTCCCAACAATCGGCTTGGTCTCGCCCAATGGCTGACCCAGCCAGACCACCCGCTTACCGCGCGAGTCGCCGTGAACCGCTACTGGTACATGCTGTTCGGCCGCGGATTGGTCAAGTCGCTTGAAGACTTCGGGTCTCAAGGTGAGTGGCCCAGCCACCCAGAGCTGCTCGATTGGCTGGCCGTCGATTTCGTCGACAGTGGGTGGGACGTGAAGCGGATGATGAAGCAAATAGTTATGTCGCAAACCTATCGGCAGTCCACCAAGGTGACGCCTGAGGTATGGGAAGTCGACCCGGAGAACGCGTTTCTCTCTCGCGGCCCACGGTTCCGACTGGCGGGCGAGTTCATTCGCGACAACGCCCTCGCGGCATCGGGCCTGCTCGTTGACACTATCGGCGGACCCGGCGTTAAACCGTACCAGCCGCCGGGATTGTGGAACGAAGTCAGCCTCAGCGGCAACGTTCGGTTTGTACAGGACCACGGCGAGAAGCTATATCGCCGCAGCATGTACATCTACTGGAAACGCTCGGCCCCGGCGCCGAGCATGATTATCTTCGATACTCCTAGCCGTGAGCTATGCACCATCCGACGATCCCGCACCAACACGCCGCTACAGGCGTTGGTGACGCTCAACGATCCGCAATTCGTCGAAGCGGCCAGGGTGTTGGCTCAGAGGATGCTTCTCGACAAAGACACCCCGGAGCTGAACGATCGCCTTACGAAGGCGTATCGATTGGCAGCGGGCGTTCGGCCGAAGCCACAAACTCTCGAAATTCTGGCGGCTGCCTATCGCGATGAGCTTCAGTATTTTGAGTCGGCCCCCGAACAAGCTACTGCACTTCTCAAGATTGGTGAATCTAAGCGTGACGAGGCGATCCCGCAGGCTGAACACGCGGCTCTGACCATCGTGATGAGCATGATTTTTAATCTCGATGAAACCCTCACCAGAGGATAA
- a CDS encoding DUF1501 domain-containing protein, with product MNPIREYSLLQTRRQLLGNTSRAIGAAALASLMNPGFTNMAMAAESSSGRLPGLPHFAPKAKRVIYLFMAGGPSHIDTFDYHPKIREMHGKELPAEIRGDQRITGMTSGQKSFPCVAPMFKFQKYGESQTWVSELLPNIAGIVDDIAIVKSVTTEAINHDPAITFINTGSQQPGKPSLGAWLSYGLGSPNENLPSYTVMISRGPGQKQALYARLWSAGFLSSRHQGVKLRGGAEPVLYLKNPDGVDRDMRRRMLDRIAEINESHYEDFGDPETQARIAQYEMAFRMQASVPELVDLSDEPESTFELYGPDSKKPGTFARNCIIARRLAERGVPFQQLFHRGWDQHGNLPKLIRGQCEGIDQPAAALVKDLKQRGMLDDTLVVWGGEFGRTIYSQGKLSNDNHGRDHHGRCFTMWLAGGGVKGGVEYGLTDDFSYNILKDPVHIRDFNATILHQMGIDHNRLTFRHQGLDQRLTGVEPTKVIRDILV from the coding sequence ATGAATCCCATCCGCGAATATTCCCTGCTGCAAACACGTCGACAACTGCTAGGCAACACGTCCCGAGCGATTGGCGCGGCGGCCCTTGCGTCGTTGATGAACCCAGGCTTTACCAACATGGCAATGGCCGCGGAGTCTTCCAGTGGCAGGTTGCCAGGTCTGCCCCACTTCGCTCCGAAAGCCAAGCGGGTAATCTACCTGTTCATGGCGGGCGGGCCGTCTCATATCGACACCTTCGACTACCACCCGAAGATCCGAGAGATGCATGGCAAAGAGTTGCCTGCCGAGATCCGTGGCGATCAGCGCATCACTGGGATGACCAGCGGGCAGAAGTCTTTCCCGTGTGTCGCCCCGATGTTCAAGTTCCAAAAGTACGGCGAAAGTCAAACCTGGGTCAGTGAACTCCTGCCGAACATCGCTGGCATCGTGGATGACATCGCCATCGTAAAATCGGTGACGACCGAGGCGATTAATCACGACCCGGCCATCACCTTCATCAATACCGGCAGCCAACAGCCTGGCAAGCCAAGCTTGGGAGCCTGGCTCAGTTACGGCCTTGGTAGCCCCAACGAGAATCTGCCGTCGTACACTGTGATGATCTCTCGCGGCCCCGGGCAGAAGCAGGCCCTCTACGCGCGGCTCTGGAGTGCGGGCTTCCTGTCGTCGCGCCATCAAGGTGTCAAATTACGTGGCGGAGCGGAGCCGGTGCTCTACCTCAAAAACCCGGACGGTGTCGACCGTGATATGCGGCGCCGCATGCTCGATCGCATCGCCGAGATCAACGAGTCGCATTACGAAGACTTTGGCGATCCCGAAACCCAGGCCCGTATTGCGCAGTACGAAATGGCCTTTCGCATGCAAGCCAGCGTGCCAGAATTGGTTGACCTTTCCGATGAACCGGAAAGCACATTTGAGCTTTATGGCCCCGACTCTAAGAAGCCTGGCACATTCGCCCGTAATTGCATCATCGCCCGGCGGTTGGCGGAACGCGGCGTACCATTTCAGCAGCTGTTCCACCGCGGCTGGGACCAACACGGCAACCTCCCGAAGCTGATCCGCGGACAATGCGAAGGCATTGACCAGCCTGCGGCAGCTCTTGTGAAAGACCTCAAACAACGGGGCATGTTGGACGATACTTTGGTTGTCTGGGGCGGGGAGTTCGGTCGGACGATCTACTCGCAAGGAAAGCTCTCTAACGACAACCATGGCCGCGACCACCACGGGCGGTGCTTTACAATGTGGCTCGCCGGTGGGGGAGTGAAGGGCGGGGTAGAATACGGGCTGACCGACGACTTCAGTTACAACATCCTAAAGGACCCGGTCCACATCCGCGACTTCAACGCGACGATTCTCCACCAGATGGGAATTGATCACAACCGACTTACCTTCCGCCACCAAGGGCTGGATCAACGACTGACGGGGGTCGAACCAACAAAGGTGATTCGGGATATTTTGGTGTAG
- a CDS encoding PQQ-binding-like beta-propeller repeat protein: MPPIRLFALFALAIVLPAANIASAEKLADWPKWRGPDDTGSSPLVGLPIEWSDEKVQWKTELSGKGCSTPIVWQNTIYVTAPIDGKDALIALDADGKSLWNVQFGSENPGKHRNGSGCNASPTTDGEHVFVYFKSGTLAAVDLQGKTAWKTNLVERYGPDTLFWDHGTSPVLTQNFVVMARMHEGESWLAAFDKATGELAWKVARNYETPVECDHGYSTPVVIDFQGEESLLTWGGEHLTIHHAKTGQLVWSCGGFNPEGNKLWPTIATPVVVGDVAVIAYGRNDRGIPRLHGVRLAGAGDVTETNRLWDRDDIGTFVPSPAVYQDKIYLVGDKGKVTCFDPATGKTVWEGAFPKHRSRYYGSSLIAGGTLYAPREDGIILVADIREGFQMLGENDMHQSVIASPVPGPGCLLLRGTETLFCVGK; encoded by the coding sequence ATGCCGCCAATTCGCTTGTTTGCCTTGTTCGCCCTCGCTATTGTTCTCCCAGCCGCAAATATCGCCTCAGCCGAGAAGCTCGCCGATTGGCCAAAATGGCGTGGCCCAGACGATACGGGAAGTTCACCGCTTGTCGGTTTGCCGATCGAGTGGAGCGACGAGAAGGTGCAATGGAAAACAGAGCTATCTGGGAAAGGTTGCTCGACGCCAATCGTTTGGCAAAACACGATTTATGTCACCGCCCCAATAGACGGCAAAGACGCGCTGATTGCCCTGGACGCTGATGGCAAGTCGCTATGGAATGTTCAGTTCGGTAGTGAAAACCCCGGCAAACATCGCAATGGCTCGGGTTGTAATGCTTCACCCACCACAGACGGCGAGCATGTTTTCGTTTACTTCAAGAGCGGGACGCTGGCAGCAGTCGATCTCCAAGGAAAGACCGCCTGGAAAACTAATTTGGTCGAGCGTTATGGACCGGACACGCTGTTTTGGGATCACGGAACGTCGCCAGTGCTAACGCAAAATTTTGTGGTCATGGCCCGGATGCACGAAGGCGAATCATGGCTGGCAGCGTTTGACAAAGCCACGGGTGAATTAGCCTGGAAAGTCGCTCGTAACTACGAAACTCCCGTGGAGTGCGATCACGGGTACTCCACGCCGGTGGTCATTGACTTTCAAGGCGAAGAGTCGCTTCTCACCTGGGGCGGTGAGCACCTCACGATCCACCACGCCAAAACAGGACAACTCGTCTGGAGTTGCGGCGGCTTCAACCCCGAAGGCAACAAGCTTTGGCCCACGATCGCCACACCTGTCGTGGTCGGTGACGTCGCTGTGATCGCTTATGGTCGTAATGATCGAGGGATTCCTCGGCTGCATGGCGTGCGTCTCGCTGGAGCTGGAGACGTCACTGAGACCAATCGTTTGTGGGACCGGGACGACATCGGTACGTTTGTTCCTTCGCCGGCCGTCTATCAAGATAAGATCTATCTTGTGGGCGACAAAGGAAAAGTCACCTGTTTCGACCCGGCAACCGGCAAGACCGTTTGGGAAGGCGCTTTCCCCAAACATCGGTCCCGCTACTATGGATCGTCGCTGATCGCTGGTGGCACCCTTTACGCCCCACGGGAAGACGGGATCATCCTGGTCGCTGACATTCGCGAAGGTTTCCAAATGCTGGGCGAGAACGATATGCATCAATCGGTGATCGCCTCGCCCGTACCCGGTCCGGGTTGCCTTCTGTTGCGCGGCACGGAAACTCTATTCTGCGTCGGAAAATAG
- a CDS encoding ion transporter encodes MKLGNDVESRPENDDRSWRQQVYEIVFEADTPAGVLFDVLLLVAIFLSVMVVMLESVESIRVQYGPLLVGAEWFFTLLFTVEYVVRIICARRPLRYIFSFYGIVDLLAILPTYLIALPITSDAETQRLTTIRALRLLRAFRIFKLAHMLSEADALRNAIWAARAKVAVFLSFVVISVVIVGSAMHLIEGGRLDENGQTMSNGFDSIPESMYWAVVTMTTVGYGDVSPTTALGKALAACMMLLGYCMIIVPTSIVSAEFAQAARKNLTTRVCENCMAEGHEADARYCKYCGTML; translated from the coding sequence ATGAAATTGGGAAACGACGTCGAGAGCCGCCCTGAGAACGATGATCGCTCGTGGCGGCAGCAGGTCTATGAGATCGTCTTCGAAGCCGATACACCGGCTGGCGTACTGTTTGATGTCTTGCTGCTTGTTGCCATTTTCCTCAGCGTGATGGTGGTAATGCTCGAGAGCGTCGAGTCGATACGGGTGCAGTATGGCCCCCTATTAGTTGGTGCTGAATGGTTCTTCACGCTTCTTTTCACGGTAGAGTACGTTGTGCGGATCATCTGTGCCCGCCGTCCACTACGATACATATTCAGTTTCTACGGCATTGTCGATCTTCTGGCGATCTTGCCGACTTATCTTATTGCACTTCCAATTACGTCCGATGCGGAGACGCAGCGGCTGACGACGATCCGGGCGTTACGCCTCTTGCGGGCGTTTCGAATCTTCAAGTTGGCTCACATGCTTTCGGAAGCAGATGCACTGCGCAACGCGATCTGGGCGGCCCGGGCCAAGGTGGCTGTGTTCCTGTCGTTCGTGGTGATTTCGGTTGTAATTGTTGGATCGGCCATGCATTTGATTGAAGGGGGCCGACTTGATGAGAACGGCCAAACGATGTCCAACGGGTTTGACTCTATTCCCGAGAGCATGTACTGGGCGGTTGTAACGATGACGACCGTCGGCTATGGCGACGTCTCTCCGACGACCGCGTTGGGGAAAGCGCTCGCGGCGTGCATGATGCTGCTGGGCTATTGCATGATTATCGTACCGACGAGCATAGTTTCTGCGGAATTCGCCCAGGCCGCCAGGAAGAATCTGACGACGCGGGTCTGCGAAAACTGCATGGCCGAAGGGCACGAAGCAGATGCCCGCTACTGCAAATATTGCGGAACGATGCTTTGA
- a CDS encoding S9 family peptidase yields the protein MNNTLIAAFALTLLACCMQSNFGLSAANAAETPLLDRELFFGNPQIAGGQLSPDGKFISFMKPYKGIMNVWVKEFAEPFDKARPLTDSKRPLYGYTWTEDGKYILFVKDSGGDENMNLFAVDPNEKPEADKETPNSRNLTPMKDVTARIMHASQNNPDLLWVGLNDRDKAWHDLYQLEISSGKLTLVYQNEERITGYEFDWDDNLRLLSRTDPAGNTTLLRKDGDDLVPIYETLVTENAGVQGWDPQNKNIYLVTNKGDLDLMTLFKMNPETKEQELLESDPKQTVDFGGLRLDRNTREIISTSYTDDKTEYYWRDTTWESNYKFLQERFPGREIAFQSATNDYSKFLIAVHGDKYAAEAWYFDAKTHELIHQYTPRPELKKVEEYLAPMTSIRYTSSDGLEIPAYLTLPTGVEPKNLPVVVLVHGGPKGPRDSWGYNSQVQFLANRGYAVLQPNFRASGGYGKKFLNAGDLQWGKLMQDDITWGVKYLIDKGIADKDRVAIMGGSYGGYATLAGLAFTPELYACGVDIVGPSNIFTLLDSIPPYWEAGRAFLYGMVGDPATEEGKQRIKEASPLFSADKISRPLLIVQGANDPRVKQAEADQIAIALRDRGHEVMYLLADDEGHGFAKPVNRMAMYAAIEAFLADQIGGRFQEEMPADVANRLKELHVDVTKVTFEADEE from the coding sequence ATGAACAACACATTGATCGCTGCATTCGCGTTAACTCTGTTGGCCTGTTGCATGCAATCTAACTTTGGCCTTTCTGCGGCGAATGCAGCCGAAACGCCGTTATTGGATCGGGAGCTCTTTTTTGGCAATCCGCAGATTGCGGGCGGTCAATTGAGTCCCGACGGCAAGTTCATTTCGTTCATGAAACCGTATAAGGGAATCATGAACGTTTGGGTAAAGGAGTTCGCGGAGCCATTCGATAAGGCTCGCCCGTTGACTGATAGTAAGCGGCCTTTGTATGGGTACACCTGGACTGAAGATGGCAAGTACATCCTGTTCGTGAAAGACTCGGGCGGCGACGAGAATATGAATCTGTTCGCCGTTGATCCGAATGAGAAACCGGAGGCCGATAAAGAAACGCCGAACTCACGCAACCTGACGCCGATGAAAGATGTCACCGCGCGAATCATGCACGCCAGTCAGAACAATCCCGACCTCCTTTGGGTGGGGCTGAATGACCGAGATAAGGCTTGGCACGATCTTTATCAACTTGAGATTTCGTCGGGTAAATTGACGTTGGTATATCAAAACGAGGAACGCATCACCGGTTACGAATTTGACTGGGACGACAACCTTCGCTTGCTCAGTCGAACTGACCCTGCGGGCAATACGACACTGCTGCGAAAAGACGGCGACGACCTGGTACCAATTTACGAAACTCTGGTCACGGAGAATGCAGGCGTCCAAGGTTGGGATCCCCAGAATAAGAACATCTACTTGGTTACCAACAAAGGTGACCTCGACTTGATGACTCTGTTTAAGATGAATCCCGAAACGAAGGAACAGGAACTGTTGGAGAGTGATCCCAAGCAGACCGTTGACTTCGGCGGATTACGGTTGGATCGCAACACCCGCGAAATCATCTCCACTTCGTATACCGACGATAAGACTGAGTATTACTGGCGGGACACAACCTGGGAATCCAACTACAAGTTTTTACAAGAGCGATTTCCCGGACGTGAGATCGCCTTCCAAAGTGCGACCAATGACTACAGCAAATTCTTGATCGCCGTACACGGCGACAAGTACGCGGCTGAAGCGTGGTACTTCGACGCAAAAACACATGAACTCATTCATCAGTACACACCGCGACCCGAACTCAAAAAGGTCGAAGAGTATCTCGCACCGATGACTTCGATTCGCTACACCAGCAGTGACGGATTGGAGATTCCGGCGTATCTGACCCTTCCCACTGGCGTAGAACCAAAGAACTTGCCAGTTGTTGTACTGGTACACGGTGGCCCAAAAGGTCCTCGCGATTCCTGGGGATACAACTCGCAGGTTCAGTTCCTTGCCAACCGTGGCTACGCGGTACTGCAGCCAAACTTTCGTGCCAGTGGCGGCTACGGCAAGAAGTTTCTCAATGCGGGTGACCTGCAATGGGGCAAGTTGATGCAGGACGACATCACCTGGGGTGTGAAATACTTGATCGATAAAGGCATCGCGGATAAGGATCGCGTGGCCATCATGGGCGGTAGCTACGGCGGGTACGCGACTTTGGCAGGGCTCGCGTTCACCCCTGAGCTTTACGCCTGCGGCGTCGATATTGTTGGGCCGAGCAATATCTTCACGTTGCTCGATTCGATTCCTCCCTACTGGGAAGCGGGACGTGCCTTCCTGTATGGCATGGTGGGTGATCCTGCCACCGAAGAAGGAAAACAACGAATCAAAGAAGCAAGTCCTCTCTTCAGTGCTGATAAGATTTCAAGGCCACTATTGATTGTCCAGGGAGCGAACGATCCGAGAGTGAAACAGGCCGAAGCGGATCAGATCGCGATTGCACTTCGCGATCGAGGCCACGAGGTCATGTACTTATTGGCGGATGATGAGGGTCACGGCTTCGCTAAGCCTGTGAACCGCATGGCGATGTACGCCGCGATTGAGGCCTTCCTTGCTGATCAAATCGGCGGACGATTTCAAGAAGAGATGCCAGCCGATGTTGCGAACCGACTCAAGGAACTCCATGTAGACGTGACGAAGGTGACGTTTGAAGCTGACGAGGAGTGA
- a CDS encoding DUF1552 domain-containing protein produces the protein MSQPSWKLDRRTCLKGVGASLALPLFEGMLHGAAKNAEPPRRMCCVFFPFGVAMPADNSEERQWGWFPTGEGRDYQLTNPLKSLEPLRDEVTILGGLSHPNGRKLGGHDTGDTFLTGSDLAGSQLVNSISLDQYAAQSIGSETRFSSLTMSSDGGVGEPTRSTTLSFSADGRPLPALSSPKHIFQRLFGKEDGEASKARQKSENTASMLDLVLEHSRSLKRQLGKQDQQKLDDYLASVRATEQRVEQSQKWLDIPKPKVDTDAIDQSVDTNAPREYLKAMYDLIFLALQTDSTRLATFMLGQVAGATTVANAFPACIGLSGNWHGLAHGAGKKGGAERLGRFDQFLAEQLARFLYRLSETQEGDASLLDRTMIFYGSSNSKTHSNRNYPLLLAGGRGLGLKHGQYLRFEEKTPLANLFVTMLDRLNVPVDTFADSTGEMSEVLS, from the coding sequence ATGTCGCAGCCATCCTGGAAGCTTGATCGTCGCACGTGTCTCAAAGGTGTTGGCGCATCTCTGGCCTTGCCGTTGTTCGAAGGAATGCTACATGGGGCCGCTAAAAATGCAGAGCCACCGCGGCGGATGTGTTGTGTATTCTTTCCTTTCGGTGTCGCGATGCCTGCCGACAATAGCGAGGAGCGGCAATGGGGCTGGTTTCCCACGGGTGAAGGAAGGGACTACCAGCTAACGAATCCGTTGAAATCGCTAGAGCCACTGCGCGATGAGGTGACAATCCTCGGTGGGCTTTCCCATCCCAACGGGCGAAAGCTCGGCGGCCACGATACAGGCGACACGTTCCTAACCGGTTCGGATTTAGCCGGTAGTCAACTCGTCAACAGTATTTCACTTGATCAATACGCGGCCCAATCGATCGGAAGCGAAACCCGCTTTTCGTCCCTTACCATGTCCAGTGATGGTGGTGTCGGGGAACCAACTCGGTCAACAACATTGTCGTTTTCCGCCGATGGTCGCCCGTTGCCGGCGCTTTCCAGTCCGAAACACATCTTTCAGCGCTTGTTCGGGAAGGAGGATGGAGAGGCATCTAAAGCTCGACAGAAATCCGAGAACACAGCAAGCATGCTGGATCTGGTGCTGGAGCATTCGCGGTCACTTAAAAGACAATTAGGGAAGCAAGACCAACAAAAGCTCGACGATTATCTCGCGTCGGTTCGCGCGACCGAACAGCGAGTAGAACAATCGCAGAAGTGGCTCGACATACCGAAGCCGAAAGTGGATACCGATGCCATCGATCAGTCGGTCGATACGAATGCGCCTCGCGAATACTTAAAGGCTATGTACGATCTGATCTTCCTGGCCCTGCAAACTGACTCCACGCGTCTGGCGACGTTCATGCTCGGACAAGTCGCCGGTGCGACGACCGTTGCCAATGCCTTTCCTGCCTGCATCGGCCTGTCAGGAAACTGGCACGGCCTCGCCCACGGTGCCGGCAAAAAGGGAGGTGCCGAACGCCTTGGGCGGTTCGATCAATTTCTTGCCGAGCAATTAGCTCGTTTTCTCTACCGCCTATCCGAAACGCAAGAAGGAGACGCCTCGCTCCTCGACCGGACAATGATTTTCTACGGAAGTAGTAACAGCAAGACACATTCGAATCGCAACTATCCACTGCTGCTTGCCGGTGGACGTGGATTGGGACTCAAGCATGGTCAATATCTGCGATTCGAAGAGAAGACTCCGCTTGCGAACCTATTCGTAACAATGCTCGACCGTCTGAATGTTCCTGTCGATACCTTCGCCGATAGCACGGGCGAAATGTCGGAAGTACTTAGCTGA